In Segatella copri, the DNA window ACAGCAAGGACACCATCTGACAGATGAAAACCTTGACAGTTAGCTTGATAGTCGGTTGACAGTCAAGCGCACTTCCATCCGATTGGCTATAAATGCCCTTACCTTTGCCCTCCGTAATCAGAAACCTGGTTATGGAGGGCGACCTCGTTATGTGTAACGATAAATAGAATAACGACAATGATTGGACAGACAACAAATCAGACAGACAATCTGCCAAAGGATGGTGCTATCCTACCGCCAACGATAGAAGCGGAGGAACATGAGTTGACAGAGCAGGAACTGGCAGAGATGACACCAATGAGACTTGCCGAGCGCATTCAACAGATGGAAGAAGCATTCAAGCTGCTTGGACCAGTGGAGGATGTGTTGAACCGCATCAAGTGCCTGGAGAAATGGCTCTTTGCAGGAAAAGACGTGCTCACCCTTGACGAGGCAAGCGTGTTCCTTGACGCTTCAAAGAGTCAGCTTTACAAACTGACACGCACTTTTGCCATTCCCCATTACAAGCCAAACGGCAAGACCATCTATTTCAGCAAGGAAGAACTGGTGGAATGGATCAAGAAGCACCCTGTGAAAACAAAAGAGGTGTATGAGCAGGATGCCATACGCTATGTGATGAACAAACCCTTGAAGAGCAGATGACGATGGAAGAAATGAACGACATGAGCCTCTTTGAAGGCGCAGCGGACAATGCTGATTTGTTGGAAAAGTTGCTGAAGGCATCGCTTATCCATGCGGACGAGACCTACCAGACACCGCCACAGATAATATGGGTGGACAACTCGACCATAGCCACGCTTGGCAACTTCAGTGCCTCCACAGGCAAGGCGAAGAGCCGAAAGACGTTCAACGTGTCCGCTTTGGTTGCTGCCTCGCTTGCTAACGGAAAGGTGCTGCAATATACGGCAAAACTACCCGATGACAAGCGTAAGATACTCTACGTTGATACGGAGCAGAGCCGTTTCCACTGTCACAGCGTGATGCAGCGCATCCTCCGGCTTGCAGGATTGCCCGACAACATGAACAGTGAGAACCTTGTGTTCTTCGGACTGCGAGAGTACAGTCCCAACCTCAGACTGCGACTGATAGAATATGCCTTGCAGACGCAAAAGGGCTTTGGCTTGGTCATCATTGACGGCATAAGGGACTTGATGCTCGACATCAACAATCCGAGTGAGTCCGTCCATATCATCAACAAACTGATGCAGTGGTCAAGCCGCTATGACCTGCACATACATTGTGTCCTACACTTGAACAAGGGTGATGACAATGTAAGAGGTCACATAGGAACGGAACTCAGCAACAAGGCAGAGACGGTACTGGTGATAAGCAAGAGCAATTCGATGGCGAATGTGAGTGAAGTGAAACCGCTCAACATCCGAGACAAGGACTTTGCGCCCTTTGCGTTCCAAATAAACAAGGAGGGACTTCCAGAGATTGCCAAGGACTATGTGGTTGACTCCACCACAGCCAGACAGCCGAAGATGACAATAGCCGACATTACCGATGAGCAGCATGACAAGGCACTTGGAATGG includes these proteins:
- a CDS encoding helix-turn-helix domain-containing protein, whose amino-acid sequence is MIGQTTNQTDNLPKDGAILPPTIEAEEHELTEQELAEMTPMRLAERIQQMEEAFKLLGPVEDVLNRIKCLEKWLFAGKDVLTLDEASVFLDASKSQLYKLTRTFAIPHYKPNGKTIYFSKEELVEWIKKHPVKTKEVYEQDAIRYVMNKPLKSR
- a CDS encoding AAA family ATPase translates to MTMEEMNDMSLFEGAADNADLLEKLLKASLIHADETYQTPPQIIWVDNSTIATLGNFSASTGKAKSRKTFNVSALVAASLANGKVLQYTAKLPDDKRKILYVDTEQSRFHCHSVMQRILRLAGLPDNMNSENLVFFGLREYSPNLRLRLIEYALQTQKGFGLVIIDGIRDLMLDINNPSESVHIINKLMQWSSRYDLHIHCVLHLNKGDDNVRGHIGTELSNKAETVLVISKSNSMANVSEVKPLNIRDKDFAPFAFQINKEGLPEIAKDYVVDSTTARQPKMTIADITDEQHDKALGMAFGKKVVSGYENVINALTKGYTTIGFARGRTVMSKLLTFLLKSKLVVKCGNNEYCRMKDYPSLPLLEGQEVKK